One stretch of Marinitoga hydrogenitolerans DSM 16785 DNA includes these proteins:
- the trpS gene encoding tryptophan--tRNA ligase — MRILSGMRATGKLHLGHVLVLEDWKKLQDNGNETFFFVADWHALTTHKEESHIIYQSTLDIVRGYLATGLDPEKSVIFVQSAIKEHAELYLLFNMLVSVNRLERIPTYKELKENLSNRDLSTAGFLTYPVLQTADILIYKATGVPVGEDQLYHIELSREIARRFNSLYKEIFPEPNPIVTRIPKLPGTDGRKMSKSYGNIIMIDETSDSLKKKVMPMMTDPARMRRTDPGDPEKCPVWDYHKAFTYNQEELDWVVKGCKTAEIGCVQCKKLLLKNMEERLKPIWEKYEKISDEDVLNVIHDGNKKASEVAKKTLTEVREAMNLRW; from the coding sequence GTGAGAATATTAAGTGGTATGCGCGCAACAGGAAAATTGCATTTGGGACATGTTTTAGTTTTAGAAGATTGGAAAAAATTGCAAGATAATGGAAATGAAACTTTTTTCTTTGTTGCAGATTGGCATGCTTTGACTACACATAAAGAAGAAAGTCATATTATATATCAATCAACACTTGATATAGTTAGAGGGTATTTAGCTACTGGACTTGATCCAGAAAAATCTGTGATTTTTGTTCAATCAGCTATAAAAGAACATGCAGAATTATATTTATTATTTAATATGCTTGTTTCTGTAAATAGATTGGAACGAATTCCAACATATAAAGAACTGAAGGAAAATCTTTCAAATAGAGATCTATCTACTGCTGGATTTTTAACATACCCTGTATTACAAACTGCTGATATTTTGATTTATAAAGCAACTGGTGTTCCTGTTGGTGAAGATCAATTATATCATATTGAATTAAGCAGAGAAATTGCAAGAAGATTTAATAGCTTATATAAAGAAATTTTCCCAGAACCTAACCCTATTGTTACACGAATACCAAAACTTCCTGGCACAGATGGAAGGAAAATGTCAAAGAGTTATGGTAATATTATAATGATAGATGAAACAAGTGATTCTTTAAAGAAAAAAGTTATGCCCATGATGACTGATCCTGCAAGAATGAGAAGAACAGATCCAGGAGATCCTGAAAAATGCCCTGTTTGGGATTATCATAAGGCATTTACATATAATCAAGAAGAACTTGATTGGGTTGTAAAAGGTTGTAAAACAGCTGAAATTGGATGCGTTCAATGTAAAAAATTATTATTAAAAAACATGGAAGAAAGATTAAAACCTATATGGGAAAAATACGAAAAAATTTCTGATGAAGACGTATTAAACGTTATTCATGATGGTAACAAAAAAGCCTCTGAGGTTGCTAAAAAAACATTAACAGAAGTCAGGGAGGCAATGAATCTTAGGTGGTGA